The following proteins come from a genomic window of Sorghum bicolor cultivar BTx623 chromosome 3, Sorghum_bicolor_NCBIv3, whole genome shotgun sequence:
- the LOC110433772 gene encoding uncharacterized protein LOC110433772 — MFLKKVVLRLSSSKGTSPVPRLSHLWQSSSEFCGSWASAAQHRASTVGARRSTPLPDTASVNSRTVTISSGASLAPTATSENLVEHSSKVGVLVYLASEVLIHFASFLLVWNAARDNKKTRIIPHHGATCWRAAGNPVIHNGPVWIL, encoded by the exons ATGTTtctaaagaaagtcgttttgaGATTGTCCTCGAGCAAGGGCACGTCGCCGGTGCCGCGGCTGTCCCACCTATGGCAGTCCTCGAGCGAGTTCTGCGGCTCATGGGCGTCGGCGGCACAACACCGTGCCTCGACGGTGGGGGCGCGGCGTTCAACTCCTCTGCCCGACACTGCTTCCGTGAACTCGCGCACGGTCACCATTAGCTCCGGCGCCAGCTTGGCACCTACGGCCACCTCCGAGAATCTTGTCGAACATAGCTCGAAAGTTGGCGTCCTCGTCTACCTCGCCTCTGAG GTGCTGATTCACTTTGCTTCCTTTTTGCTCGTTTGGAACGCTGCCAGGGACAACAAGAAGACGCGCATCATTCCCCACCACGGCGCCACGTGCTGGCGTGCTGCTGGCAATCCAGTGATCCACAATGGCCCTGTTTGGATACTCTAG